Within the Catalinimonas niigatensis genome, the region ACCGGTCCATTCTCCGTTCCACCAGCCAGGGAGGCAGCGAAAGTGCCAGAGCTAAACATAAAGAAAGAGGCAAATTACTCGCCAGAGAACGTATTAACCTTTTACTGGACCCCAATACCCCTTTTTTGGAACTCTCTCCCATGGCAGCCTATGGTCTCTACGACAATGAATTTCCTTCCGCTGGGGTGGTAGCAGGAATCGGTATCATTCAAGGACGAGAAGCCATTATCTCTGCCAATGATGCTACGGTAAAAGGGGGTACTTATATACAGGAATCCATCAAAAAACATATCAGAGCGCAGGAAATAGCCATGGAAAATCACCTACCCTGTGTATATCTGGTAGATTCCGGCGGTGTCTTTTTACCAGATCAATCCAATGTATTTCCCGATCGTTTTGACTTTGGACGTTTCTTTTACAATCAGGCGCGTCTGTCTTCTGCTGGTATTCCTCAGATTGCCGTGGTAATGGGTTCCAGTACTGCCGGGGGCGCTTACGTACCTGCCATGTGCGACGAAGTAATTATTGTAAGGAATCAGGGGCATATCTTCCTGGGAGGTCCGCCCCTGGTCAAAGCAGCTACCGGTGAAGAAGTGAGTCCTGAAGAATTGGGAGGTGCCGAAGTACATACCAGCATGTCGGGCGTAGCCGATCACATGGCAGAAAACGATGCACATGCCATCCAGATCTGCCGGAATATATTTGAGACCTTACCCAAAGGATATCAACAGATCATAGAAAGACAGCCTAGTGAAGATCCTTTTTATGATCCACAGGAGCTATATGGTATTGCGCCGCTCAACTTTAAAAAGCCGATAGATGCCCGTGAGATCATTATGCGCATGGTAGATGGCAGTCGTTTTCATGAATTTAAAGCAAAATATGGTACAACATTAGTAACCGGTTTTGCCCACGTGCATGGATTTCCGGTAGGTATCATAGCCAGCAATGGCATACTATTTTCTGACAGTTCACTGAAAGCTGCACACTTTGTGGAGCTTTGTTGCCATCGTCAGATTCCACTGGTATTCCTGCAAAATATTACCGGATTTATGGTTGGAAGAGAATACGAGAGAAATGGGATTGCCCGGGATGGAGCCAAGATGGTACATGCCGTTGCCAATGCCAATGTGCCCAAGTTTACCATTGTTTTTGGCGGCTCTTTTGGTGCAGGAAACTACGCCATGGCTGGCCGAGCTTATGACCCGCGGCTTTTGTTGATGTGGCCTAACGCACGCATCTCTGTTATGGGAGGCGAGCAGGCAGCCAATGTACTTGTGACGGTGAAAGAGGCACAATA harbors:
- a CDS encoding carboxyl transferase domain-containing protein; protein product: MYRLESKINTSSEEFKNHQAAYRELLTEYRSILRSTSQGGSESARAKHKERGKLLARERINLLLDPNTPFLELSPMAAYGLYDNEFPSAGVVAGIGIIQGREAIISANDATVKGGTYIQESIKKHIRAQEIAMENHLPCVYLVDSGGVFLPDQSNVFPDRFDFGRFFYNQARLSSAGIPQIAVVMGSSTAGGAYVPAMCDEVIIVRNQGHIFLGGPPLVKAATGEEVSPEELGGAEVHTSMSGVADHMAENDAHAIQICRNIFETLPKGYQQIIERQPSEDPFYDPQELYGIAPLNFKKPIDAREIIMRMVDGSRFHEFKAKYGTTLVTGFAHVHGFPVGIIASNGILFSDSSLKAAHFVELCCHRQIPLVFLQNITGFMVGREYERNGIARDGAKMVHAVANANVPKFTIVFGGSFGAGNYAMAGRAYDPRLLLMWPNARISVMGGEQAANVLVTVKEAQYQAKGKTFPADESAQLRAEIMEKYEREGSPYFSSARLWDDGIIDPLDTRKILAMGIAASLNKKYEDTKFGVFRM